In Nostoc sp. CENA543, a single genomic region encodes these proteins:
- a CDS encoding GTPase, with product MSLPTTEQINYQFLLLTHMVCADGQIHSEESKALQDLGQQAKMGTRTLEEMEKILNQDKDFISLEEVARQIPTKEKSEAIRQILAIAYVDGYCSPSEKEMVNHVAKIWNWSDTEITNLLEGAKNFSTVQNIYNDIEKYELSVGARLLKGVDSLLSRALVDNLTQIVPKSLGHKVKKLRKEILLSGAEYEKATQKCKSIATEDYKYTEKSLQSAYTSLKNLVENIQQTTELIHKKTSNKGQANKAKEVAQQLEVTKNALSAEVIKKLEGVRESLRSKQRALNYFSIAFMGKTKAGKSTLHAIITGDGWEAIGVGKQRTTRFNRVYEWKNIRIIDTPGIGAPGGESDEEIAARVIEESDVICYVVTNDSVQETEFKFLELLKEKAKPLIILLNIKNNLRDQRRLDYFLQDPDKLFVMDSSSGLGGHIERIRRYAKNHYANDYFDIIPVMLLAAQMSQEPEHQDNQEKLFQGSHMQELLDAIRVSLAEHGVIRRSQTLLGSTVSAIDEPNKWVTEQIESYQDWVTQLKDIHQRFQHEVHKASRDNWESLQQHIKLVFKDVFDIIQPFAEENWNAEQSQLNSKLKDKLNILNVEGKLNIAFKQSEEKFNKEVQKILREIGNELQNVARLKFGNVNLNEQDSIPYKDMLRFSGNLLGVLGASAFLFAAPVGIFLGITGACLHLISNFLKSEEQKRREAVENIRNSLNNQFKDQQQKALKNAEESFSKYSKDVESNISNYFNGLIESLELIIKHLENTQNKLDGCADNLNRAYAKRIVDWCADKYEPLTDEGILTTIAQVDRDFGRNIKIQTKSEFKSKRFQKIINQVLQEDISIISVKSSEQTFGNLQHKT from the coding sequence ATGTCACTACCAACTACTGAGCAAATAAACTACCAGTTTTTACTCCTCACCCATATGGTGTGTGCTGACGGACAAATTCACAGCGAAGAATCAAAAGCACTACAAGATTTGGGACAGCAAGCCAAAATGGGAACACGCACCCTTGAGGAGATGGAGAAAATACTCAATCAAGATAAAGATTTCATATCTCTTGAAGAGGTAGCGCGTCAAATCCCCACCAAGGAGAAAAGTGAGGCCATACGACAGATACTAGCAATTGCTTATGTTGATGGTTACTGTTCACCTTCAGAAAAGGAAATGGTTAACCATGTTGCAAAAATTTGGAATTGGTCAGATACAGAAATTACAAACTTGCTAGAAGGAGCAAAAAACTTTAGCACAGTTCAAAATATTTATAACGATATCGAAAAATACGAATTATCTGTAGGTGCGCGTCTTTTAAAGGGAGTAGATTCACTTTTATCACGCGCTCTTGTGGATAATTTAACACAAATTGTACCTAAAAGTCTTGGACATAAAGTAAAAAAACTGCGGAAAGAAATATTACTATCTGGGGCTGAATATGAAAAAGCTACTCAAAAATGTAAATCAATAGCAACTGAGGACTACAAATATACAGAAAAGTCACTTCAAAGTGCTTATACTTCTCTTAAAAATCTAGTAGAAAATATTCAACAAACTACTGAATTAATACATAAAAAAACAAGTAATAAAGGACAAGCTAATAAAGCTAAGGAAGTAGCACAACAGCTTGAAGTTACAAAAAATGCTCTCTCGGCTGAAGTTATCAAAAAACTGGAAGGAGTACGCGAATCACTCCGATCAAAACAACGTGCTTTAAATTATTTTAGTATCGCCTTTATGGGTAAAACTAAAGCTGGTAAAAGCACTCTCCATGCAATTATTACGGGTGATGGTTGGGAAGCAATTGGCGTTGGTAAACAGCGTACTACTCGTTTTAACCGCGTTTATGAATGGAAAAATATTCGGATTATTGACACTCCTGGTATTGGTGCGCCTGGAGGAGAAAGTGATGAAGAGATTGCTGCTAGAGTCATCGAAGAATCTGATGTTATCTGCTATGTAGTTACAAATGATAGTGTTCAAGAAACTGAATTTAAATTTTTAGAACTTCTAAAAGAAAAAGCAAAACCACTGATTATCTTATTAAATATTAAGAATAATCTCCGTGACCAGCGCAGATTAGATTATTTCTTGCAAGACCCAGATAAATTATTTGTTATGGATAGTAGTAGTGGTTTAGGCGGACATATTGAACGCATTCGTCGCTATGCCAAAAATCATTATGCTAATGATTACTTTGATATTATCCCTGTGATGTTATTGGCTGCACAAATGTCACAAGAACCAGAGCATCAAGACAATCAAGAGAAGCTGTTTCAAGGAAGCCATATGCAAGAGCTTCTTGATGCTATTCGAGTTTCGTTAGCCGAGCATGGAGTAATTCGGCGTTCTCAAACTTTACTTGGTTCTACTGTCAGTGCAATTGACGAACCAAACAAGTGGGTTACTGAACAGATAGAAAGTTATCAAGATTGGGTTACGCAATTGAAAGATATACATCAAAGGTTTCAGCATGAAGTACACAAAGCATCTAGGGATAATTGGGAATCTTTACAACAGCACATTAAGCTTGTATTTAAAGATGTGTTTGATATAATACAACCTTTTGCAGAAGAAAATTGGAATGCTGAACAAAGTCAGTTGAACTCAAAATTGAAAGATAAACTCAACATATTAAATGTTGAAGGAAAATTAAATATTGCTTTTAAACAATCTGAAGAAAAATTTAATAAAGAAGTGCAAAAAATACTAAGAGAAATAGGTAATGAATTGCAAAATGTAGCTAGATTAAAATTTGGGAACGTTAACTTAAATGAGCAAGACAGTATCCCCTATAAAGATATGCTACGTTTTAGCGGTAACTTATTAGGAGTATTAGGAGCATCAGCATTTTTATTTGCTGCGCCTGTTGGAATTTTTCTAGGAATTACTGGTGCTTGTTTACATTTAATTTCTAATTTCCTCAAATCTGAGGAGCAAAAACGCCGTGAAGCTGTAGAAAATATCCGTAACTCTCTAAACAATCAATTCAAAGATCAGCAACAAAAAGCTCTGAAAAATGCCGAAGAGTCTTTCAGTAAATATTCTAAGGATGTAGAAAGTAATATTAGCAATTACTTCAATGGACTAATTGAAAGTTTAGAACTAATTATCAAGCATCTAGAAAATACTCAAAATAAATTAGATGGCTGCGCTGATAATCTTAATCGTGCTTATGCCAAACGTATTGTAGATTGGTGTGCAGATAAATATGAACCGTTGACTGATGAAGGTATTCTCACAACTATTGCTCAGGTAGATAGAGATTTTGGACGAAATATCAAAATTCAAACTAAATCTGAGTTTAAGTCTAAAAGATTCCAGAAAATAATTAACCAGGTTTTACAAGAAGACATCTCTATTATCTCAGTCAAGTCTTCTGAACAAACATTTGGCAACCTACAGC
- a CDS encoding iron uptake porin, which translates to MSDISLLMAGVLTGKPPSLTDQVPAQSPFQSNHVDQKSTQESSQGFSATDITPPEFLQVEYSITQSSGNNQKYQNKLIKQRNGEQEKRTLESQTNANTNQQNTEETFFSSPTHTSLLKSGNPPTPVAPLHSHTLDPETSDIKAEFSPYPALAQSPEVAAPESDEAMTQVLPVSQLDDVQPTDWAFDALQSIGERYGCTDYPGKTYDGDRPISRYEFAVGLETCLQQIEELLTSNRDHTIEQEDLIILQRLQYEVKEELAQLQQRVELGDRKTNNIAAQQFSTTTKLFGQAIFSIQGTNTNDVDLFPRDGVPERQGKAHLTFSNSVQLTLATSFTGRDLLLTGLAAGNLGSSAPSVFTNMGRLGFESSTDNNLSINDLSYRFLVGDNLGVVVGTAGVNPINTFRGINPLEGSGDGAISLFGQRNPILAIGNGVGGVGFDWQISDRISLQGVYSSEIPGFPGDSNAGGLFGGRFTTGAQLTLTPTDNLDIGLHYLYSHSPDDLLGTGIGDAQLMSPFADSTAFNTHAMGATVAWRVSPDLQLGAWGGYSISNPENLSGSVEISNWMAFAAFPNLLRPGNLGGILVGQPPKITSSTLPDGFNFPNFSDGGTPGGRRDTSIHLEMFYRAQVNEHLSITPGFFVVFHPDHNAANETLFVGTLRATFRF; encoded by the coding sequence ATGAGTGACATAAGTCTACTGATGGCTGGTGTGTTGACTGGCAAGCCACCATCTTTGACTGATCAAGTACCTGCACAGTCGCCATTTCAGTCAAATCATGTAGATCAGAAATCAACCCAGGAATCATCTCAGGGATTTTCCGCAACTGACATCACACCACCTGAATTTTTACAGGTGGAATATAGTATTACTCAATCTTCAGGAAATAATCAAAAGTATCAAAATAAACTGATTAAGCAAAGAAACGGAGAACAGGAAAAAAGAACTTTAGAATCTCAAACTAACGCAAACACAAATCAGCAAAATACAGAGGAAACATTTTTTTCTTCTCCCACACACACCAGTTTGCTCAAGTCGGGAAACCCGCCCACGCCAGTGGCTCCTCTACACTCCCACACCCTAGATCCAGAAACATCAGATATCAAAGCAGAATTCTCTCCTTATCCTGCTCTAGCTCAATCTCCAGAGGTAGCTGCACCTGAGTCAGATGAGGCGATGACTCAAGTTCTTCCTGTATCGCAATTGGATGATGTGCAGCCTACAGACTGGGCTTTTGATGCTTTGCAATCTATCGGGGAGCGTTACGGTTGTACGGATTATCCTGGGAAAACGTATGATGGCGATCGCCCTATTAGTCGTTATGAATTTGCCGTTGGTTTAGAAACTTGTCTCCAGCAAATTGAAGAGTTACTGACTAGCAATCGAGATCACACTATTGAGCAAGAAGACCTAATCATATTGCAACGTTTGCAATATGAGGTCAAGGAAGAGTTAGCGCAATTACAACAACGTGTAGAATTAGGCGATCGCAAAACTAACAATATCGCAGCACAGCAATTTTCCACAACTACTAAGTTATTTGGCCAAGCCATTTTCAGCATCCAAGGAACAAATACTAACGATGTAGATTTATTTCCCAGGGATGGTGTACCAGAACGTCAAGGTAAAGCCCATCTGACTTTCAGTAACAGTGTGCAGTTAACGTTAGCAACTTCGTTTACTGGTAGAGATTTATTACTAACGGGACTAGCGGCGGGAAATTTGGGTTCTAGTGCGCCATCTGTATTTACGAATATGGGACGTTTGGGTTTTGAATCCAGCACAGATAATAATTTATCGATTAACGATTTATCCTATCGATTTTTAGTAGGGGATAACTTAGGGGTGGTGGTGGGAACAGCAGGTGTTAACCCGATTAACACCTTTCGCGGGATCAATCCCTTAGAAGGTTCTGGTGATGGTGCAATTTCTCTTTTCGGTCAGCGTAACCCGATTTTAGCGATTGGTAATGGTGTGGGTGGTGTAGGATTTGATTGGCAAATTAGCGATCGCATCAGTCTACAAGGAGTATACAGCAGTGAAATCCCTGGTTTTCCTGGGGATAGTAACGCAGGTGGACTGTTCGGCGGTAGATTCACCACCGGCGCGCAGCTAACTTTAACACCTACCGACAATCTTGATATCGGCTTACATTATCTTTATTCTCACTCTCCCGATGATTTATTGGGAACAGGTATCGGTGATGCTCAATTAATGTCACCCTTTGCTGATAGCACCGCTTTTAATACCCATGCTATGGGTGCAACTGTAGCATGGCGTGTCAGTCCAGATTTGCAATTGGGTGCTTGGGGTGGTTACTCTATCTCTAACCCAGAAAATCTGTCAGGAAGTGTGGAAATTAGCAACTGGATGGCGTTTGCAGCCTTTCCTAATCTCCTGCGTCCTGGGAATTTGGGGGGAATTCTAGTCGGACAGCCACCCAAAATTACATCCAGCACCTTACCTGATGGGTTTAACTTTCCTAACTTCTCCGATGGTGGTACACCAGGGGGACGGCGTGATACATCAATTCATTTAGAAATGTTTTATCGCGCACAAGTAAATGAGCATTTATCTATTACACCTGGTTTCTTTGTAGTTTTCCATCCCGATCATAATGCTGCCAATGAGACATTATTTGTTGGCACATTGCGAGCTACTTTCCGGTTTTAA
- a CDS encoding type I restriction enzyme HsdR N-terminal domain-containing protein has product MVQVVQGKDITLAQLIDEFGLELAQDKEFFLEWQQDLPDLSDSEKELLDEVKAEYSHLSKYAILEPVVKMVVLSPLLRLAGFYRPPFYIASEYEVEISSEDEGTIVRGRIDILVFHPPFWVLVIEAKRAQYSLEVAIPQVLAYMLGNPNADKPTFGFVTNGREFQFIKLTKEDVPRYALSYTLSLNRDEDIYTVTKILKRLARLVI; this is encoded by the coding sequence ATGGTTCAGGTTGTTCAAGGAAAAGATATTACCCTAGCCCAATTGATTGATGAATTTGGGCTAGAACTAGCACAGGACAAAGAATTTTTCCTAGAGTGGCAGCAGGATTTACCAGATTTAAGTGATTCTGAGAAAGAATTACTCGATGAAGTGAAAGCAGAATATTCGCATTTATCGAAATATGCGATTTTAGAACCTGTCGTCAAAATGGTGGTTTTATCTCCATTATTACGGCTAGCAGGCTTTTATCGACCACCTTTTTACATTGCTTCCGAATATGAGGTGGAAATTTCTTCTGAGGATGAAGGCACAATTGTCAGGGGACGTATTGATATTTTGGTTTTTCATCCGCCATTTTGGGTGCTAGTAATTGAAGCCAAAAGAGCGCAATATTCTTTAGAAGTAGCCATTCCTCAAGTTTTAGCATATATGTTGGGTAATCCTAATGCTGACAAACCAACATTTGGCTTTGTTACTAATGGCCGAGAATTTCAGTTTATTAAGTTAACTAAAGAAGATGTACCAAGATACGCATTATCTTACACACTGTCTCTCAACCGTGATGAAGACATTTATACTGTGACAAAAATTCTCAAACGCCTAGCTCGTTTAGTCATTTAA